A window of Pectobacterium carotovorum genomic DNA:
GGTACGCGTTCGCCTTTTGGATAACCGCGCCGATGTGCGAAACCGACACACATCACCATCAGGGTCAGGCTGAGCAGCAGGCCTGGCAGGATCCCCGCAATAAACAGCGAAGCAATGGAAACCGTACCGCCGGTTGCCAGCGAGTAGATCACGGAGTTGTGGCTCGGCGGTGTCAAAATCGCCTGCACGGAGCCACTGGCGGTGACGGCAGCGGAGAAGTCGCGTGGATAACCTTTCTTTTCCATTTCCGGGATCATCACCGAACCGATAGAGGCGGTGTCTGCCACGGAAGAACCGGATATCGCACCAAAAAATGTTGATGCGACGATGTTAACCAGCGACAAGCCGCCGCGAATAAAGCCGACAAAAATATACGCGAAGCTGACCAGCCGACGGGCGATGCCGCCTTCGGCCATAATGGCACCGGCCAGAATGAAGAAGGGGATGGCCAGCAGCGAAAATTTGTTTACGCCGTTGGTAATCTGGATCATCACCGCCTCAAGCGGCAGATCGATCCAGAAAGCCCCAACAATCGCGCTCAACCCTACCGCGTAGGCGACGGGAACGCCGACCGCCAGCAGCACGGCCAGCGTGGCAATCAGAATAAATGCATCCATGGTATTGGCTCCGAATTAAGAACTGCCAAGCATTACCACAGGGCGTTTATCCTGCGGGCCGAAAAACATTTTTTCGATGATGAACAGCACGGTGATGAATGAGCCAATAGGCAGCGGCAAATAACTTTCACCTGCGGTTAATAAGGGAAACTCCGCGACGGGCTGTTCCCATAATTCCATGCAGAGCACGGTGCTGTAATAGAGAATAAACAGGCTGATTAACAGCATCAGGAGGTTCGCCAGATGAACGCAAACCTTCTTACCAGTTTCTGGCAATCTGTCGGTCAACATGCTGACGGCAATATGTGAGTTGGAACGGTAACTGACGGCGGCGCCGACAAAAGTAAACGTCACCATACAAATAATTGAAATGGGTTCTGGCCAGGATAACGCGGCATTTAAAACATAGCGTGCGAATATACCGACAGGAATAACAAGCGTCATAATTAATAACGCCAGACCAGAAACCCACATGGCAATACGATAGAGTACATCCATGCTGGAAAGATAAGACTGTGCCATTTTTCCACCTATACTCACTTCGCTGGGTGATAAGCAAAGGATCATTGTTGATATCAGGCTATTAATGGTGGCGGATAAATAGCAGGCTATTTATCCGCTGAGATGAGGTACTGATTATTGGACGTCGGCGACGGCTTTAATCAGATCCTGATATTTGGCACCAAACTGATCGCGGACGGGTTGCGTGGCTTTAAAATAGTACTCGGTATCAATGTCATGGAACTGAACGCCGCCGGCTTTCATTTTATCCAGAGATTGCTGCGTATATTCTTTCCACAGTACGCGCTGTTCCTGCTGCGCTTCTTTCGCCAGCTTCAGGATAAGATCCTGATCCTCTTTAGAAAGTTTGTCCCATTTGGCTTTGGAATACAGGAACAGCTCAGGAATAATGAAGTGGCGGCTCCAGGTATAGTTTTTCACGACAGGCAGGTAGTTGTGTGCGACAAACGTTGGTGGGTTATTTTCGGTGCCGTCAATCACGCCGGTTTGCATGCCGCTGAAGACTTCACTGACGCCCATGGCAATCGAGTTGGCCCCCATCGCTTTTAGCGTGGCCAGCGCGACCGGGCTACCCTGTACGCGAATTTTCATGCCCTTGAGGTCTTCTGGTTTCACCACCGGTTCCTTGGTGATTAAGTTACGCGTTCCCGCATCCATCCAGCCCAGAAAAACCAATTTTGATTTACTGCTATGGGTAATCTTGTCACCAATTTCCTGACCGATTTTTCCATCCAGCACTTTATGCAGATGATCTTCATCACGGAAAATATAGGGCAGCGTGAAGACTTCTATTTCCGGTAAAATAGCGGCAACGGGCGTCATTGATACACGGATAATATCAATCGCGCCGAGCTGCGCCTGCTCAATCATTTGTTTCTCATCACCCAATACCCCGCCGGGGAAGGTTTTAATTTCCAGCCTGCCATTTGTAGCGGCTTTTAATTTCTCTCCCATTTTCTGAACGGCGACGACATTAGGATAACCTTCAGGGTGAACATCAGAGGCTTTAATTTGTTGTGCCTGAATCGCTTGGCTCATCAGGAGTGCAGTAGAACCCAGACAAACGCCGATCAATGTTTTCGACAGCTTCATTGAATTATCTCCAGAGGTGGGGTGACATTATCGATAATCAAATGGTGATTTAAAAATATAAACCCATGAAAAATAGCGTAATGAAGAGTGGGTTTAATGATGAGAAGACGACCGCCTATTACGTATTATTGTGGCGTGAGTCAGTATTCTCTGCGAGTTAAGCTAACCTATTATACAACTTCGTAGAATGACTCGTGTCACAAAAGAAAAAGCTAATATGAAATGCTGTTTTATATGGACTTTATTCCTATTTGACTTATAGGAATATACGTAACTTGGTGTTTTTATTTATCTTATTATGTACATATGTATCTATTTATTTCAGTAAACTTATCGCCAGCTACCATTAAATGGTGTGATAACTTAATGTTGATCACAAAAAGCCGATCGTAAAAATCTTGGTTATCGCACCGTGTTTTAGGGGGATCTCCTGCCTGATATATTCCTGAATGCTATCCTTCTTATCGTTCTTATGCTTTTCCTGCCGATGTGCGAGCAAATACCCTCTGAAATTCTGTCAGAACGCAAGGAAAGTGCGTTATCTGATGTAAATAATAATGAGAACAACTATCAATTCGTTCAAGGTTTGGTATCATTTCAGGCTGCGTTATTGCGTCGATTGTACCTGCGGGTATCGTACTGGATGAATGGTGGAGGCACAGCGTGAAGACGGCTGTCAGTAATACAACTCAACAGGTGTTATCAACCTGGCAAAAAAAACGTGGCGCGTTCAGCGCATTTTCCCGTAGCGTGCTGGTTATCCTGCTGTGTGCGGCGGGACTAAGTGGAAATGCGTTTGCGGCTCCGGCAACGACGCCGTTGTCGACACAGAATGCAGCGCCAGCCGCGCAGCCTTCTGCTGTGCCCCCTTCCGCTCCTGTGACGACCGATGCACAAGCCCCGACATCAGCGCTCACGCTGCCTGCCAGCGCGGCACCGGGCACCAACAACCTGATGAAAACCGATTTGTCCGTCTGGGGTATGTACCAGCACGCCGATGCCGTCGTGAAAACGGTGATGATCGGTTTGCTGCTGGCCTCCGTGATTACCTGGGCGATCTTCTTCAGTAAAAGCGTTGAGATGTCAGGCGCGAAACGCCGTCTGCGCCGTGAGTATCTGGCGTTGGAACAGGCGAAAACGCTGGACGACGCGCTGGAAACCGCGGACGCGTTCAAAGCAGGCAGCGTTGCACAGCAACTGCTGGTCGATGCGCAGAACGAACTGGAGCTTTCCGCACGTTCCGATGACAACAACGGAATTAAAGAGCGCACCGCGTTTCGTCTGGAACGTCGCGTGGCGGCTACCGGGCGTCACATGGGGCGTGGTAACGGCTATCTGGCAACGGTCGGTGCAGTTGCGCCGTTCGTGGGCTTGTTCGGTACGGTATGGGGCATCATGAACAGCTTCATCGGTATCGCGCAGACGCAAACCACTAACCTAGCGGTGGTCGCACCGGGGATCGCAGAAGCTTTGTTGGCGACGGCGATCGGTCTGGTTGCCGCGATCCCTGCGGTGGTTATTTATAACGTCTTTGCACGTTCGATTGCCGGCTACAAAGCGATGGTTGGCGATGTGGCTGCACAGGTACTGCTGCTGCAAAGCCGCGATCTCGATGTGGCTGCCAGCAACGATAACCGGGCGTCTTCAGCAGCGCATAAACTGCGGGTGGGTTAAGTCATGGCGATGCATTTGAAGGAGGACGTGAGTGATGACAGTGAAATGCATGACATTAACGTCACGCCGTTCATTGACGTCATGCTGGTTCTGCTGATTATCTTCATGGTGGCGGCCCCGCTGGCAACGGTAGACATTCGTGTCGATCTGCCAGCCTCATCGGCAGCACCACAGCCGCGGCCGGAAAAACCGCTTTATCTGACGGTAAAAGCAGATAAGCAAATGTTCCTGGGGGAAGAGGTGGTTAGCGAGCAGTCGCTGGCGCAGGTGCTGGATGCGAAAACCAGTGCCAATAAAGAAACGACCATCTTCTTCCAGGCGGACAAAAGCGTCGATTATGAAACCATTATGAGCGTGATGGATTCACTGCGTAAGGCGGGCTACCTCAAGGTTGGCCTGGTCGGTGCGGAAACCGCTGCCGCTAAATAACGGCTGAGGGTTGTGTTGTAAGAAGGAATGCGGGCGTTCAAACCGCGTTCCTTTTTTTACGTCTGTAGATTTACGTCCAGATGATGGCAGGGCGCTTTGGGCGTTGGTCTACGCCCGCGAGTCAGGATGACGCCAGTGAATACGCGTCGGGATATAGCGTCGGTCTTCTTCAAGCGGCTGTTGTGCAATCAAACTCGTAATCATTTCAAAGCTGCTGCGCGCCAGATTCTCACAATCCTGCGCCACGGTATCGATCTTCAGCGGCAAACAATCAAACAGATAGTGATCGTCAAAGCAGCACAGTCGGATGCCGCTTTCCATCAGGTTATGCTGGTTCATATAACGCAACACACCTTCCATCAGGCCACAGGCAGCGACAAACAGCGCTTTTGGCGGACGACCCAGCGTTGCACACAGCTGAGCAAACATTTCATAACCTGCGCTGGGGTGATAGCTGCCGTGAATAATCCACTCCGGCTTGCAGTCGATGCCTGCGCGCGTTAGTCCAAGCTGGAAGCCTTCCAGACGGTGGCGAGTCGGGGAAATTCGCTGCTGGCCGCCAAGGAAATAGAATTCATCACGATGCTGACGGGCGATACGCTCGACCATTTCCGCCGTGGATTCTACCGCTTCGGAAATCACCATCGGCAGCGTGGAATCACCAATCACCCGGTCAAACTGCACGACGGGCAACTGTTGATTAATTTTCTGATATTCGACATCGCTTAACAGGCTGGAAGCGACAATCAGGCCATCGACCTGACGCTGCACCAGACTGTTGACCGCCATCATCTCCTGACTGGCGTTTTCGTCGGTGCAGGCAATCAGCAGTTGTAGCCCCGCTTCACGACACAGCATCTCCAGCTCGCGGGAAATCACGGCAAAGCCGTAGTTGGTCATTTCCGGCACCACCAGCCCCAACGTGTTGCTGCGTGAGGAACGCAGCGAACGGGCGTGAATACTGGGCTGATAACGTTGTTCGTGCGCGACGGCTAAAATGCGGTCGCGGGTTTCATCAGAAACGCGAAACTCTTTGCTGCGTCCGTTAAGCACCAGACTAGCGGTGGATTTTGATACACCGGCCAGCGCGGCGATGTCACTGATTGTTATGCGTTTAGTCGGTTTCACCGCGAGGTCTGCTATCAGAAAAAAGGGAAGTTATTCTATCACGCATGGCGCTAACAGCCAGTGCTGTAGCGTTAATCGCCCAGAGCCGCTGAATGTCATGGTTGCTTCGCTTTCCGGGAAATAGCGTGCAGACACCACGGCTTCGCCGTCGTTGATGAAAATTTCAACGCTGGAGCGATCGCACAGGATCTGCAATTGGCTCAGGTCACCGCGCCAGTAGCGATGCTCGGGTTCGCCGGTACGGCGGTTACGTCGGCTCAACGTGACGCGTTCACCGTCCCAACAGAGAACCAGCTGAGAGGCGAGGTTGAACTGAAATTCCCCCTGTACGGCGATGAGGATTTCTGCGCTGCTAGTGTGAAGCGGAGGCGCGTAGTCTGCGGCACCCTGCCAGGTGTAATGCTGCCTGCGCAGTTGTTGCAATTCGCGCGCAGGACGTTGATAAACGCGATCGGCATGCAGCGTGAGTTCACGCGGACAGGTCATGGTATGGATCCAGCCCTGTTCGATCGTGGGTTCAAAAAACTCATTGTCGTCAGGAATCGACATCCAGCCGAACAGCAGGCGTCGCCCGTCTTCACTCAATGTTGTTTGCGGTGCGTAAAACTCAAAGCCGAGATCCAGTTCGTGGAAATCCTGATGTGGGTACGTGCCACTTTCGTAGTCGAGTGAACCAATGAAGTAGCCCGCCTGAAAGGTATTCAGGTAGCGTTCGTCTTCAGCGGGAACGCCCTGCGGGCAGCAAACCAGTACGTCTTTGCCATCCAGCAGGAACAAGTCTGGGCACTCCCACATATAGCCAAAATCAGCGAGGCCACCTAAACGGGAACCGGCGATCTCGCTGATCTTCTCCCACGCCAGCAGATCGGCAGAACGGTAGAGCAGCACCTTGCCTTGCAGGCAGAGATCTTGGGCGCCGAGTACCATGTACCAGTGGTCGTCATGACGCCACACTTTAGGATCGCGAACGTGGCCAGTGTAGCCGTCGGGGAGCGTAAGAACCGCGCCCAGCTTGTCATATTCACCGTTAGGGTTCTCACGGGCGAGGCACTGAAACGCGGTACGCGAACCGTCATCGTATTTCACGTTACCGGTGTAGATCAGCATGATCGCCCCCTGATCTGCCACGGCAGAACCGGAGTAGCAGCCGTGGCTTTCATAGCTTTCGCTTGGCACCAGCGCGACGGGTTCATGCTTCCAGTTCACCAAATCGGCGGAACTCCAGTGCCCCCAGAATTTTGCTCCGTGGGCACAGGACAAAGGATTCCACTGATAAAACAGATGGTAACGCCCGTTGTGATGAATGAATCCATTTGGATCGTTAAGCAGACCAACGTTCGGGGACAGATGCCATTCCGGGCGATACGGGTCTTCCTGTTTCCGTGAATGGCCTGACATCAGGGCGTGGACCATGCGTTTTAGTAAGTGGACTTCCTTCATTATTCGCTATCCGTTTTATATTTCAGCAGTAAGGAAAGGATAAAGGCGGCACCGAACGCAATTAACATCCCGATCAGGTAGTTAAGCATCGATCCCCCTTGCACAATAGCCAGCCCCGGAAAACCGGTCAGCCCGACGGCCGTCATATTGACGTGATTGAAGACCACCCACGCGCCACCGAGCGCACCGCCTGCCAGTGCTGCCAGGAACGGTTTAATGAAGCGCAGGTTGATACCAAATATCGCGGCTTCTGTGATGCCCAGCAGACAAGAAAACCCGGCAGGAACGGCAATCGCTCGGGTTTTGGCATCACGCGTTTTGAAGTATACCGCCAGACATGCGCCGCCCTGCGCCACGTTCGCCATTGCCCAAATTGGCAGCAGGAAGTTGACGCCGATATTCGGGTTGCCAAGCAGTCCGGCTTCAATGGCATGGAAGCTGTGATGGACGCCAGTGATGACGATGACGGAGTAGAGGCCGCCGAACAGCAAACCAGCCAACCAGCCAGCGTGAGCAATCAATGTGCTGAGAACCAAAGAAATGCCATCGCCCAGCGCACGCCCAGCAGGCCCGATGAGCAGCATAGCGACAAACCCGGAAATGATGACCGTCAGGAATGGTGTGACAATGATGTCCAGCGCGTCCGGTACGATTTTACGCAGGCGCTTTTCCACGATGCTCATGAACCAGACGGCCAGCAGGACCGGAAACACGGTGCCCTGATAGCCGATCATGGCGATGTCCATGCCGAAGAAATGCATGGTCTGGAAGCCCCCGGCGACGCCCCAAGCGTTGGTCAGCGCCGGATGGGTCAGGATACCGCCCAGCGTCGCGCCCAGATAAGGGTTGCCGCCGAATTCCCGTGCGGCGGTAAAGCCGATTAGAACAGGCAGGATAATAAATGCCGCGGAGCTGAACATATCCAGCATGACGAAGATCGCGCTGCTGGAATCGACCCAGCCGTAGGTCTTGATCATGCCGAGCAGTCCCATCAACAGACCAGACGCGATAATCGCTGGCATGATGGGGACGAAGATGTTCGACAGCAGGCGCGCCAGACGTTGCAGCGGATTCAGCTTTTTCGCGGCAATCGACGCGGCTTCGGATTTGCTCGATTCACTGATGCCTGCCGCTTTGATGAACTCGGCATACACCTTGTTAACCAGCCCGGTGCCGAAAATGATCTGCATTTGTCCGGCATTCTGGAAGCAGCCCTTAACGCCATCGACGTTCTCGATCGCTTTCTTGTCAGCCAGACTGTCGTCATTCAGTACCAGACGCAGACGAGTCGCGCAGTGGGCAGCACTGGCTATATTCTCTTTCCCGCCGAGAAGGGGGATGAGTGCGGCGGCAGTAGCGTTGATATCCATGTTATTCCTCTTTTTCAATAGGATATGCTGTTTCTTCGGCGTCGATTAGCGCGTAATCGACGCCAAGGTCAGGCAATTATCAGAACCAGGTTTCCATCTGGATACCGAAGTTCCATTCGCCGCCTGCTTTAAAGCCGGTGGAGCCAAAGGTATCTTCACTGGAGTAGTTATCCAGCCGTTTATCCCAGTCCATGTAGCTGGCAAACACGCGCAGTTCAGGGCGGCTAAAGAAGTTACCGATATCGCCGACCTTGAACGTTGGTGCAAAGGTCAGCTTGTAGAAGCCGCCGCTCACCTGATTCAGGCTCCGATAACCGCGTGGATCGAGGTCCATGTATTGATAACTGCCTTCATAGGCCAGTGCAAAGTTTTCGGTGATTTCCTGAATCAGGCGCGCATTAAAGGTGACCCATTCGTAGCTATCGCCGCTGACGTAACGGTCTTTGCTGGTTTGCGCCAGAATGGACGGCGCGAAGCTCCAGGTCTTGTTCAGCGCTGTTGTGCCGTAGGTCGCAAAGCGCCAGGTGTTGGCATCGTTAGTCAGGTTGCCGTCAGCACCGATGTTCTTCACTTCACCGCCCAGACCGTGGCCGTAAAGGATCGCGGTTTTCGATGTCCCGTCGCGTAAGCCATAGAAGCTGTCGCCGTGGTAAGCCACCATGGCGTGATAGCCTTTGTCGCCTGCATTGGTATTGGTGACAGCGAGGTTATCGCGACTTGTCCCCGTGTTTTCTTTGACGTCGTTATTCTTCGCGGTTAACCCGCTCAGCATGAACTGGAATGACCCGACGTAGTTGTTAGCGGTAAAGACGTAGTTTTTGATGTCGTTATCCAGCGAGGTAATTTCGCCGAGGCTGCGGCCATACAGTGAGAAGTTACTCTTGGCGCTATCCGCCCATTTCACGTCATAGATCCCGCCGCCGGTGCCTGCGAGGAAGACTACGTCGCTGTCCAGCCAGTGAATATCGAAGTTATCGCGATCGAAACGTTTACCCGCCCACAGCGTCGTGTCCTTAAAGGCACCGGTGAAGGTTGGCAGTGAACCCAGTTCGACGAAAGCTTCACGAATGTTGAGGTCGCTGGTGGCGGCCGTCCAGTCGTTATAGCTGCGCTGGCCGTCTGCCATCATCACCTTGAAGCGGGTGGTTGCGCCGTTATCCAACTTCTGTTTGTGCTCCAGTTTGAGCTCGACGTAGGTGTCGTCTTCATTGCCTAAACGACCAATATGTCCGCCAGTCTGACCCGCAGGGGACATGCCCGGCCCGATATCGGTTTTGGAACTGGTGGCAGAATCATTGATCGACAGGCCAGAACGCGCGTAGCCGTGGAATTCAAATCCATCAGCGAACGATTTCTGCTTGGCCAACGCCGTCGTGCGCTGTTCCACCTGCTGGGTTTTTTGTTCGGTTTGAGTCGTGCGGGTCGCTAGCTGCTGGGTTTGCTTTTCAGCGGCATTGGCTCTGGCCTCAGCGGCTTGTGCACGGGCTTCAGCCTGTTGCAAACGCTGTTCCATGGCGTTCAGGCGGGCTTCAATACTATCGGTGTTGGCAGCGGAAACATAAAAGGGGGAGGAAAGTAATAATCCTATCGTCACAGCAAGGTGGCTTGGTTTCATTTTTTCGTTCTCGTCGTGAAGGAGATTTATTGTTTTTGGATTTCTCGTGTTTAGCTAAATGGCTAAACCGGTTTTTCATGGGGAAAATAAAAGCCAGCAGAAGGGTTAGCAAGAAATTTCACTCACCCGATTCTGTAACTGTGATCCTGACTACAAAACCGGGCGGTAACCGTATTAAGCGAAGGGCTTTAGTGCTTGTTTACGGGAGGGCGTGCAGTTGCTGCGCATAGGGGAGTGCTGTCATCGCGCCTTTTGCTGTGGTGGCCAGCGCACCGCACCGCTGAGCCTGCGCGATAATCGGGTCCCAGCTAGGCGGCTGTGACAGGTCGTCATACTGCGCCAGGCCGTGCAGTAAACCGGCGACGAAGGCATCCCCTGCACCAGTCGTATCGACGGGGGTTACCAACGGCGCGGCAAAGTGCCGTAGCTGGTGGCGATCGTGCAGCCAGACGCCTTCGCTACCTAATGTCACCAGCAAGAGTTGGGTGGGGTAGCGCTGCATAAACTGCTGAATCCCCGCTTCAACATCCGGTGTTGAACAGAGAAAGCTCAGTTCTTCACGCGACAGCTTCACCACATCGGCCAGCATCAGCGCCTGTGTCAGACAATCGCGCAGTTCTTGCTCGCTTTGCCAGAGATCGTCACGGATATTCGGGTCGAAACTAACTCGCCCCAGCGCGGCTTTCACCTGCCGCATCGCCTCAAATGCGGTACTGCGCGAGGGCTCCTGCGAGAGTGCGATGGAGCAGAGATGCAGCCATTCTCTTCGGTTGAACATCGGCAGATCTTCCGACTGTAAAAACAGATCGGCACTCGGGCGTACCATAAACGTGAAAGTGCGTTCCCCTACATCATCCAGGCTTACGACCACGGTTGAGGTTCTGTGGTGCCTGTCGTGCACCATGTGGTGGGTATCGACGTTTTCTTTTTCCAGAATCGTTTTTAGAAAATGGCCAAAAACATCGTCACCAACGCGGCCGATAAAGGCACTATTTCCCCCCAATCTGGCGATACCGACCGCGACATTGGCCGGTGCGCCGCCGGGACATTTCAAATAGCGTTCCGTATCTTCCGGTACGAGATCGACAACTGCGTCTCCCATAACCCAAATTCTGTTTGCCATAACGTTACTCTTATCAGCGGTAATTAGACTGTTTGCTAAAATAGAAGAATCGGTTTAGCTATGCAACGTTATTAGAGCGTGTCTGTAGAACCGCTTACAGCGAAGCAATAAGCATAGGGAAAATCTGTAAGTTACAGGAGTCTATTAAGTGTTTGGATAATCATGTTTTTTTGACATGTCGGTGTAAAGAAAGGAAAGTGAACGAGATCGAATTTTTGAAATCGCAGGCTAAATAAAATACATTTCTGCCCGATACCCTTTATGTCGTTTGGCAATGCAGCATGACTGCCATCAAGGAAGATACCAAGAAGGAGAGAATGGTATGGCTCATAAAATCTTGGATAATATGTTGGATGAATTAAAAACAGTGGTTAAACAGCACGTCGGTGATAGTGCTAATGTTCGGATCGACATACGCTACCTTGAGGGAGGGCGTAAAACACTTCGTATTACTATTCCTGATATTTCCACTCTGGAAATTGAATTTAATCAGCGTACCGATCGTGCGTAATTACAATCTGCTTTGGGGAATATGGGCGATATGGGCTTTATTGGTTATCGTCTGGCTTATTGATATTTATAGTGAATTCCCCCTTCGATATTACGGTCAGGGAGTGGTTGCCGTGCTAGCCGCAAGTGCTGCGATCGCATTTTTCTATACTGTTAAAAGGAATAACACGATGTTTTCATTTGATAAAAACAAAAAAGACGTAAAAGAACCGCAAGAGCGCAGTGAAATAAACAGCTCTCCCGCTATCAGCCCATCGAACGAGTTGATTAATTCAGTGAACCCTGTGCGCGTGAAAAAAGACACCTTCATTTCTCAGGGCGCACGTATGACGGGCTCTCTGACTGTGGATGGCAACATTACCGTGGAAGGCCGGGTAGAAGGTGATGTGCAGTGTGATAACACGATTAAGGTGGAGCATACCGGTCAGGTCAATGGCGAGATGAAATCGCAGCAGATCGTCATCAACGGTCGCGTTGAAGGACGCATTGCCGCCAGCGTTGTAGCCATTCTGGCGCAGGGAAAAGTATTCGGCGACATTTTCACCGATGAACTCTCCATCGAAAAAGGTGGCGTCTTCACCGGTCAATCCCACCCGCTGACCCCGCCAACGCAGAGCCAGGAAAAACTGACCTACGTGGAAAAGAAAAAAGAGAAAACCAGCAAAGCACCCGCAGAGCAAGAGAACGTCGTCGCGCTAGCGAGCAATGCGCCAACGGCGTGATGTCGTAAGGTCATTCTGACAGGTAAAGCCTATGCACAAGGAAGACATCATCGACCGGCGCTATTTCCAGTATTGGGGAAAAGCAAAAAGAGCCGCGGATGCGCTGGAAGGGGATGATTATCATCTGCTGCCTTATCACGGTTTGGATGTGGCGGCCTGCGGTTATTTCTTATTAAAGGGAAACTATTTTCAGGCTAACCATGTGCTGCGTGAACTGGTATTTGGCGATGATGATGTCGCCGCATGGTTTGCGTATTTTCTGGCTTGGCACGATATCGGAAAGTTTGCGCGTGGTTTTCAGGGCAAATATGCCAACCCTGATTCCCCGTTAGTCCAGCATTCGGGGCAGTCCGGGAAGGACAGGCATGACGATCTGGGCTTCTGGCTATGGACGATGCGTGATGACATTCCCAATTT
This region includes:
- a CDS encoding TRAP transporter small permease gives rise to the protein MAQSYLSSMDVLYRIAMWVSGLALLIMTLVIPVGIFARYVLNAALSWPEPISIICMVTFTFVGAAVSYRSNSHIAVSMLTDRLPETGKKVCVHLANLLMLLISLFILYYSTVLCMELWEQPVAEFPLLTAGESYLPLPIGSFITVLFIIEKMFFGPQDKRPVVMLGSS
- a CDS encoding TRAP transporter substrate-binding protein; its protein translation is MKLSKTLIGVCLGSTALLMSQAIQAQQIKASDVHPEGYPNVVAVQKMGEKLKAATNGRLEIKTFPGGVLGDEKQMIEQAQLGAIDIIRVSMTPVAAILPEIEVFTLPYIFRDEDHLHKVLDGKIGQEIGDKITHSSKSKLVFLGWMDAGTRNLITKEPVVKPEDLKGMKIRVQGSPVALATLKAMGANSIAMGVSEVFSGMQTGVIDGTENNPPTFVAHNYLPVVKNYTWSRHFIIPELFLYSKAKWDKLSKEDQDLILKLAKEAQQEQRVLWKEYTQQSLDKMKAGGVQFHDIDTEYYFKATQPVRDQFGAKYQDLIKAVADVQ
- the exbB gene encoding tol-pal system-associated acyl-CoA thioesterase — encoded protein: MKTAVSNTTQQVLSTWQKKRGAFSAFSRSVLVILLCAAGLSGNAFAAPATTPLSTQNAAPAAQPSAVPPSAPVTTDAQAPTSALTLPASAAPGTNNLMKTDLSVWGMYQHADAVVKTVMIGLLLASVITWAIFFSKSVEMSGAKRRLRREYLALEQAKTLDDALETADAFKAGSVAQQLLVDAQNELELSARSDDNNGIKERTAFRLERRVAATGRHMGRGNGYLATVGAVAPFVGLFGTVWGIMNSFIGIAQTQTTNLAVVAPGIAEALLATAIGLVAAIPAVVIYNVFARSIAGYKAMVGDVAAQVLLLQSRDLDVAASNDNRASSAAHKLRVG
- the exbD gene encoding TonB system transport protein ExbD; this translates as MAMHLKEDVSDDSEMHDINVTPFIDVMLVLLIIFMVAAPLATVDIRVDLPASSAAPQPRPEKPLYLTVKADKQMFLGEEVVSEQSLAQVLDAKTSANKETTIFFQADKSVDYETIMSVMDSLRKAGYLKVGLVGAETAAAK
- a CDS encoding LacI family DNA-binding transcriptional regulator is translated as MKPTKRITISDIAALAGVSKSTASLVLNGRSKEFRVSDETRDRILAVAHEQRYQPSIHARSLRSSRSNTLGLVVPEMTNYGFAVISRELEMLCREAGLQLLIACTDENASQEMMAVNSLVQRQVDGLIVASSLLSDVEYQKINQQLPVVQFDRVIGDSTLPMVISEAVESTAEMVERIARQHRDEFYFLGGQQRISPTRHRLEGFQLGLTRAGIDCKPEWIIHGSYHPSAGYEMFAQLCATLGRPPKALFVAACGLMEGVLRYMNQHNLMESGIRLCCFDDHYLFDCLPLKIDTVAQDCENLARSSFEMITSLIAQQPLEEDRRYIPTRIHWRHPDSRA
- a CDS encoding sucrose-6-phosphate hydrolase, which encodes MKEVHLLKRMVHALMSGHSRKQEDPYRPEWHLSPNVGLLNDPNGFIHHNGRYHLFYQWNPLSCAHGAKFWGHWSSADLVNWKHEPVALVPSESYESHGCYSGSAVADQGAIMLIYTGNVKYDDGSRTAFQCLARENPNGEYDKLGAVLTLPDGYTGHVRDPKVWRHDDHWYMVLGAQDLCLQGKVLLYRSADLLAWEKISEIAGSRLGGLADFGYMWECPDLFLLDGKDVLVCCPQGVPAEDERYLNTFQAGYFIGSLDYESGTYPHQDFHELDLGFEFYAPQTTLSEDGRRLLFGWMSIPDDNEFFEPTIEQGWIHTMTCPRELTLHADRVYQRPARELQQLRRQHYTWQGAADYAPPLHTSSAEILIAVQGEFQFNLASQLVLCWDGERVTLSRRNRRTGEPEHRYWRGDLSQLQILCDRSSVEIFINDGEAVVSARYFPESEATMTFSGSGRLTLQHWLLAPCVIE
- a CDS encoding PTS sucrose transporter subunit IIBC codes for the protein MDINATAAALIPLLGGKENIASAAHCATRLRLVLNDDSLADKKAIENVDGVKGCFQNAGQMQIIFGTGLVNKVYAEFIKAAGISESSKSEAASIAAKKLNPLQRLARLLSNIFVPIMPAIIASGLLMGLLGMIKTYGWVDSSSAIFVMLDMFSSAAFIILPVLIGFTAAREFGGNPYLGATLGGILTHPALTNAWGVAGGFQTMHFFGMDIAMIGYQGTVFPVLLAVWFMSIVEKRLRKIVPDALDIIVTPFLTVIISGFVAMLLIGPAGRALGDGISLVLSTLIAHAGWLAGLLFGGLYSVIVITGVHHSFHAIEAGLLGNPNIGVNFLLPIWAMANVAQGGACLAVYFKTRDAKTRAIAVPAGFSCLLGITEAAIFGINLRFIKPFLAALAGGALGGAWVVFNHVNMTAVGLTGFPGLAIVQGGSMLNYLIGMLIAFGAAFILSLLLKYKTDSE
- a CDS encoding carbohydrate porin, whose translation is MKPSHLAVTIGLLLSSPFYVSAANTDSIEARLNAMEQRLQQAEARAQAAEARANAAEKQTQQLATRTTQTEQKTQQVEQRTTALAKQKSFADGFEFHGYARSGLSINDSATSSKTDIGPGMSPAGQTGGHIGRLGNEDDTYVELKLEHKQKLDNGATTRFKVMMADGQRSYNDWTAATSDLNIREAFVELGSLPTFTGAFKDTTLWAGKRFDRDNFDIHWLDSDVVFLAGTGGGIYDVKWADSAKSNFSLYGRSLGEITSLDNDIKNYVFTANNYVGSFQFMLSGLTAKNNDVKENTGTSRDNLAVTNTNAGDKGYHAMVAYHGDSFYGLRDGTSKTAILYGHGLGGEVKNIGADGNLTNDANTWRFATYGTTALNKTWSFAPSILAQTSKDRYVSGDSYEWVTFNARLIQEITENFALAYEGSYQYMDLDPRGYRSLNQVSGGFYKLTFAPTFKVGDIGNFFSRPELRVFASYMDWDKRLDNYSSEDTFGSTGFKAGGEWNFGIQMETWF